The following are from one region of the Vanessa atalanta chromosome 5, ilVanAtal1.2, whole genome shotgun sequence genome:
- the LOC125064171 gene encoding ruvB-like helicase 1: MKIEEVKSTAKTQRISAHSHIKGLGLDENGVPIQMAAGLVGQESAREAAGIVVDMIRSKKMAGRALLLAGPPGTGKTAIALAIAQELGNKVPFCPMVGSEVYSTEIKKTEVLMENFRRAIGLRIRETKEVYEGEVTELTPVETENPAGGYGKTVSHVIIGLKTAKGTKQLKLDPTIYESLQKEKVEVGDVIYIEANSGAVKRQGRSDTFATEFDLEAEEYVPLPKGDVHKKKEVVQDVTLHDLDCANARPQGGHDIMSMMGQLMKPKKTEITDKLRKEINKVVNKYIDQGIAELVPGVLFIDEVHMLDIETFTYLHRALESAIAPIVIFATNRGRCQIRGTEDIISPHGIPLDLLDRLLIIRTLPYNKAELLQILKLRASTEGISIDEEALTALSEVGANSTLRYAAQLLTPAALAARAEGAARISPQHVRDVHTLFLDAKSSARILTQHSDKYMK; the protein is encoded by the exons atgaaaatcgaGGAAGTTAAGAGTACTGCCAAAACGCAGAGAATATCTGCACATAGCCATATTAAGGGTTTGGGATTAGATGAAAATGGTGTACCTATTCAAATGGCAGCCGGTCTCGTGGGCCAAGAATCTGCAAGAGAA gCTGCAGGAATAGTAGTTGATATGATAAGAAGCAAGAAGATGGCTGGTCGGGCTCTATTGCTAGCTGGGCCACCAGGCACTGGTAAAACAGCTATAGCACTCGCTATAGCACAGGAACTTGGCAATAAG GTACCTTTCTGCCCTATGGTGGGTAGTGAAGTGTACAGCACAGAAATTAAGAAAACTGAAGTGCTCATGGAAAACTTTCGTCGTGCTATTGGGCTTCGCATAAGAGAAACAAAAGAGGTATATGAAGGGGAGGTAACTGAACTCACTCCTGTGGAAACAGAAAATCCAGCTGGTG GTTATGGTAAAACTGTTTCACATGTTATTATTGGACTTAAAACTGCAAAAGGTACAAAACAATTAAAGTTAGATCCAACTATTTATGAATCACTGCAAAAAGAAAAAGTTGAGGTTGGAGATGTTATCTACATAGAAGCCAACTCTGGTGCTGTGAAGAGGCAAGGCAGAAGTGATACTTTTGCTACCGAGTTTGACTTAGAg GCTGAAGAATATGTACCATTACCTAAAGGTGATGTACACAAAAAGAAAGAAGTTGTCCAGGATGTAACCCTTCATGATCTAGATTGTGCTAATGCCAGACCTCAAGGAGGACATGATATTATGTCAATGATGGGGCAACTAATGAAACCAAAGAAAACCGAAATTACTG ACAAACTAAGAAAGGAAATCAACAAAGTAGTTAATAAGTACATTGACCAGGGAATAGCTGAATTAGTACCAGGTGTTTTATTCATTGATGAG gtTCATATGCTTGACATAGAAACATTTACATATCTCCATCGTGCCTTAGAATCTGCGATAGCTCCAATTGTTATATTTGCCACAAACAGAGGACGCTGCCAAATAAG aggGACAGAAGATATTATCTCACCTCATGGCATTCCACTAGATCTTTTAGATAGGCTTTTAATAATTCGCACGTTGCCTTATAACAAAGCTGAACTCCTAcag atattgaaattgAGAGCATCAACAGAGGGCATATCTATAGACGAGGAGGCACTCACAGCATTGTCAGAGGTTGGCGCTAACAGTACACTCAG ATACGCGGCGCAGCTACTGACGCCGGCGGCGCTGGCGGCGCGCGCGGAGGGCGCGGCGCGCATCAGTCCGCAGCACGTGCGCGACGTGCACACGCTGTTCCTGGACGCCAAGTCCTCCGCTCGCATCCTCACGCAGCACTCCGACAAGTATATGAAGTAG